The sequence ATATCAGCGATGCGCTGAATGCCGGTGCCGATGACTATATCACCAAGCCGGAGGACAAGAATGTCATCGCCGCCCGGATCAACGCCCTGTTGCGGCGGAACAGCGGCGCGTCGGCCATGGAGACCACGGCTGAATATGGCGATTATCTGCTCAATCGTATCGAGCAGACGGTCAGGCATGGCGACGAGGAGATCGCCCTCACGGCGAAAGAGTTCGAACTCACCGATCTGATGTTCCGCAACCGTGACCGGACATTGTCGCGCCGCTATATCATGGAGACCGTCTGGCGTACCAACGCGCATCTTGCGACCCGGACGCTCGACATGCATGTATCGCGGATTCGGTCCAAGCTTTCGCTGAAACCGGAAAACGGGTTTCGGATTTTCACGGTTTTCGGCTATGGCTACAGATTGGAGACGTTCAGTAACGGAGGGTAATAGTGTTTGAAGAATTCCGGAATTGGATTCCTTCATCGGGCCTTCGCCTTT comes from Sphingorhabdus sp. YGSMI21 and encodes:
- a CDS encoding response regulator transcription factor, translated to MRIAIADDDSEIIEFLGKIVEAQGYVYVGYPDGTALSNALLRDTFDLVILDWNMPGKNGLEILQWMEGAVEDRPPVIMMTSRSAKQDISDALNAGADDYITKPEDKNVIAARINALLRRNSGASAMETTAEYGDYLLNRIEQTVRHGDEEIALTAKEFELTDLMFRNRDRTLSRRYIMETVWRTNAHLATRTLDMHVSRIRSKLSLKPENGFRIFTVFGYGYRLETFSNGG